Part of the Debaryomyces hansenii CBS767 chromosome C complete sequence genome is shown below.
GGAGTCTTTCCTTACCTTGTTGCGTCTTCTCGATACCTTCTGCGAGCACTTCACCGGTCTTCTTATTAACCTTTTGTGCTGCATCTCCAACACTGTCAGGAGTGGCCTTTTGAGTCTTGTCGATACCTTCTGCGAGCACTTCACCGGTCTTCTTATTAACCTTTTGTGCTGCATCTCCAACACTGTGTGGAGTGGCATGTTGTGTCTTTTCGATACCTTCAGCAGCAACTTCACCTATTTTCTTGTTGGCCTTATGCAATACATCCTTAGCACTACCAATGATGGAATATCTAGCTGGAGTGGTACTAATGTATCTAGTGGCTGGTACAAGACCAGCTCTTAAAGCAGTTGTTTGACGGAATGCTAATTGACGAATCATTTTTAATGcaattgtattatttgtattcaCATTAAAGGAACTAACTTCATCAGCGTATCCACCCATTTATATATGGAAACCTGATAGCAATAGTTGCGGCAATTGTGACTACATAAGGGGTTTCGCACGTGACAATTGATAGTAGCAAGTAGATAAAGTTAAGGCTTTATTGGTAATCATATGTGGCCGATGTTTTATCGGTAGGTGTTTTGGGTGTGGCTACACGACATGGATAGACCCATCTTGTAATGGATATGGACCACGATGAAGACGTTGGCATGTATGGATGGAGAGATTGTCTAATTTGAACGTACAGGGTAAAGTGGAAGGAGTTGATGCTGCTGTGAAAGATCAGTAGATGCAGTACATATGATGTAACCAGTGGAAGGCGAAAGAATAATATCGAAGTGGCTCGTAGCAAGACATCACGAATCATGTTTAGCGACCGTTGACTGGTGCGCGATATCTAGGTATGGTTGTAGTCTGTGTacatgaaatatttggtgaCGGTGAAGCTCGATTGAACCTTTTGCTATAAGAAGagtcaatttcaatatcgtGTACTCGATTGTAAGCATTGGCATGAATTGCAAGTTATTGGCCTGTCGTGGCATATGATGACATGTCAAGTAACAACCAATGGAGTTACCGTCCCTACAATTCTCTACAACACCCACTGTTCATAGCACTCATGTATTCAATTACTTCATAAtactatatataaaaaCGATTGCTGCAATTGCGCGGCCCCAGAGCCAGATCACGACGAATCGTCAGGACGAGCCTGCTCGGCCTCTACTTTGCTACCTTTATCCACTAAACTTTTATACCCTTTCCAATTGTCGTGGACCCGTCTCTGCTGCAACGACTCTTCGGCCTTGCTACCCTCTGCTAACACCTTACCGGTCCTTTTACCCTTGGGAGACGCAACAGATCCACGCATATTTGTGGCCATATTCTTGGACCTAACTGCTGTTGTACCCATCATTCTCCACGCAGGACAAACTGACGTCCTCATTGAACTTAATTGACATATTCCTAAACGACTTagcatttttgaaatttggtTTACTTTATACTCGCGATCCTTATGATGGATTTTTTGTCAACTCTGAACATCTCTTTTATACATCATTTATACGGGTTTCCCCTACCCATTATGGCGTGAGCATTTAATATTCTCCTCATGAGGTATTTAGAGTTCATTAACTACCATGTATTGCTTTTTGGCAATAACCGCATAATTAACTTCTTTGGTCATGCAACCATTCTCGAGCACCAGGCTCCCATACAAAATAATGGCTATTGCATTGATTAACAGGGATATAATTTTTACGAGTGTTTTATCTAAATCCAGGCTTGATCATAGAGCAGGTTCAATATACACCATTACTAATGATAACACTAAAGACTTTTCTTATGGTTAGGTTGCTAGTGGGTTAGACTTAATAATGGCTAAAGCGGCACATATATAGAACTTTTTTTTCAGAAAGTTTGATTCCTGATCAACACTCTTCAACAGCCGATCCGAAGTGCTTTAATGTGGACTGGTGTTCCAATCTACCACGACATCGTGGTACCGCCATTTTGCAATCTTATATAAGcatcaagaaattttttcaacGCGATAGTAGAATTGGCGATAAATGCACACCTTCATATTGGTAAATATGAACCAAAAAGGTgttcttttcaataaaatagcCATACAGCAGTCATATTCCAGAATGATTTCCAATCGTAACGTTCGTGTGATTGTGTCTGTATTTGCAATCTTTGCAGTGATTATTTTTTTCGCTACGTCGCAGAGTTCATTCGGTAATTCCGTTCAAAGAGTCAATACACCTAGTAATGGAGATGCTATTTTCCAGCATGAACAAGAGTCGAATACGCTCCAAGGAAAGCCATACGACGGCAGCCAGCCACCATACTCACAAGAGGACAAGAAGGTGCCAGGTAAACAAGAAAATGGTGGAAAAGATGGTAAGATTATAGCTGATAAGAGCACCGGCGAGAAATCAAGCCAGAATAAAATTGGCAATAATGACAACAAAAATGCGGCCGATAAAGGTATAGACAAGGGTACTAATGGAGGAAGCGCAGATACATGCAATGAAGTTGATTATGTGGTGATGATCGACGCAGGATCAACGGGATCGCGTGTCCATGTGTACGAATTCGACACCTGTAAATCACCACCGGTATTGTTGAGTGAGAAATTCGAGATGTTGAAGCCAGGGTTATCGCAATTCGATACTGATACTAAGGGTGCAGCTGCGTCGTTGGATCCATTGTTGAAAATAGCCATGGATACGGTTCCAAAAGCCAAGCAAGGTTGTACACCAGTTGCAGTAAAGGCCACGGCTGGGTTGAGATTATTGGGAGAAGAAAAGTCGAAGAATACCTTGGCAGAAGTCAGACGTCACTTGGAAGAAGATTATCCATTTGCTGTTGTCGAAGACGAGGGAGTTTCCATTATGGACGGTAAAGACGAAGGTGTATATGCCTGGATTACCACCAATTACTTATTGGGTAATATCGGGAGTTCCGAGAAGCTTCCAACTGCCGCCGTGTTCGATTTGGGGGGTGGATCTACCCAAATTGTATTTGAGCCAGAATTCGGCAACAAAGAACAAATGGTTGACGGAGAATACAAATACCAATTCACCTTTGGTGACAGAGAGTTCACCTTATACCAATTCTCGCATTTAGGATTTGGTTTGATGCAAGGAAGAAATAAGATTAACGGGTTAGTCGTTAAATCAAAGTTGAAggataataaagaattagacAATGCTAAGTTTACTTCTGAAAAAGCCATGAAGGATGCCAAGGCGACCGTGACTATCACAAACCCATGTATTGCTCCTGGTGTTACTGCCGAAAACGTTCAAGTTAAAATGAGCGAGGAAGAGTTTTATCTTGTGAATATGAAGGGTCCATCGGTGGCTGCTGGTGCCCAATGTCGTTTCCTTGCTGAAAAGGTGTTGAACAAGGACGCGGAATGTACTACCAAACCATGTTCATTTAATGGTGTCCATCAACCTTCATTGACCAAGACGTTCAGAAAGTCGTCTGACATGTACGTTTTCTCCTACTTCTACGACAGAACCAACCCATTGGGTTTCCCATCGTCGTTCAcagttgaagaattatctGAATTGGCCAAGGTCGTATGTAAGGGTGACGAACTCTGGAAAGATGTCTTATTAGATGACCACGTCAAGgaattaaatgaagaacCTCATTGGTGTTTAGATTTATCTTTCATTACTGCCATGTTGCACACCGGTTATGATATCCCATTTCACAGAGAATTAAGAACCGCAGAGAAGATAGACAACAATGAATTAGGCTGGTGTTTAGGTGCTTCATTACCTTTATTAGATAAGACTAATTCAAAGTGGAAATGTAGAGTTGAGCaagttaattaattttaaccactgaatatttttaaatctTATATATAAGTATAAACCCGGCTCTTTCCAACTTAGGAGAGCTAATAGATAAATACATTAGCTAATAAGAGATCTGATtgtaatattaaaatatggAAATGTAAATCTCCGGATATTTTTCTCTCCGAGCTCGCTACTAATCTTTTTCCTAGCCATCAGCATTCTCCCcgttaaataataaatataattcacAGTTTCTAATAACGACTTTGAATAGAcaattttaaatacatTCGACTTCTAGAAGGCCCTAATACCACTGAATATGTCAAAGTACGGTTTAGAATCACACCAAAGTCAATTAACTCAGGGATTAAGGAGAAATAGATCACATAGGCAATCGCTTGGTCAAAACAAGTTAAGCAAGAGTCCATGggaagaagagaatgatGCGTTGAATAGAGAAGCTCCTATGATACACAACAAGTTGTATTGTGACCTGGTCAAGAAAAATGTGAAATTGAGGCAAGTATCGTCTAGTGTGCTCCTGAAGCTAGGTACGGATGATTTGCGTTCGGTCAAATCACACACAGAATTGGCAGAAACAGCTAACGGGGTTCGTATGTTAGCCAAAAACTTGGCGAAGGCTACGATTCAGTTGGAGGTTAAGGCAATTATGATAGTGACGAAGGCAAGAgacaattcattaatttatttgaccAGAGAGATAGTGGACTATTTATTAGCGAAAAACAAAGACATTACAGTATACGTGGATCGTAATTTACAGAAGCTGAAACGATTCAACGCAGTTAATTTGTATGAGACCGTTCCAAAGGCCAAAAAGTACGTCAAGTACTGGGACAAGAAGTTTGCATTACAGAACCCGCAAAAATTCGACTTGGTGGTTACATTAGGTGGGGACGGGACGGTGTTGTATGTGTCGAACCTATTCCAGAGAGTGGTGCCACCGGTGATATCGTTTGCGCTTGGTTCGTTGGGGTTTTTGACaaacttcaaatttgaaCAGTTCAGGGAGAGAATGTCTAACGTATTGGATGCCGGTGTCCGGGCATACTTGAGAATGAGATTCACCTGTCGTGTTCACAGGGCCGATGGGAAGCTTATTTGTGAGCAACAGGTGTTGAACGAGTTGGTGGTGGATAGAGGTCCCAGTCCGTATGTGACTCAGCTCGAATTGTACGGAGATGGCTCGTTGTTGACAGTGGCCCAGGCAGATGGCCTCATCATCGCTACACCCACTGGGTCTACTGCGTACTCACTCTCAGCCGGGGGGTCGTTAGTGCATCCCGGTGTCAGTGCAATAAGTGTTACGCCGATCTGTCCTCACACCCTCTCGTTCCGTCCAATATTGTTGCCCGACGGCATGTTCCTCAAGGTCAAGGTCCCCAGTACCAGTCGGTCCACAGCATGGGCGTCGTTTGACGGTAAAGTCAGAACCGAGTTGCACAAGGGCGACTACGTCACCATCCACGCTAGTCCGTTCCCCTTCCCCACTGTCATTTCGTCCAAAACAGAATACATCGACAGTGTTAGCCGCAACTTAAATTGGAATGCCAGAGAACAACAGAAACCTTTCACCCACCTTCTCAGCGAaaacaacaagaaaatcTACGAAAATTCGCCCGCAAACCTCGACTCCCACATCAACAACCTCTCTCTCGCCCCCGACGAGTTCGATATCGACTACACCGACGAAGAAAACTCATCCCTCTCCGACGAGGACATCCCCTTTGTCCCTTCTCCCGAAGAAGGCTTGGAAACTCCCCCTACCTACGGAACATTCGAAGACCGTCCCTGCTTCGCACATCCGAATGCAAAAATATCGCTCAACGGCTCGTCGTCCATGTCCAATTTTTCGTCTCCTACATCTGCCGAGTCCGACACCCTTACTATGTATCCTAAACATAGAATAAACAACAACCACACCCCTAACAATTGATATAGCCTCCTACTCCCTTCCATCCTATGATAAGAAATCACTATCATCACGTGTATGTAAcaataaaaagaaagaaaattttccaacaaaaaaagaaatcaGTCGTGCCAGAACCGACGGAAAAAAAAGTGAAAGGTCTTATAAAAGAATCTTTTCTTCGCCTTTATActgttcttctttaatattatacaatttataGTAAAAACATACCTTATTAAGACATAATATGGCAGATATTACTCAACAAATGAACAACCTTTCAGTTGAACAAGGTTCGCAAGGAAACGGTTCGTCCCGCTCGCAGTATGTTCCACCTCATCTTCGTAACAGACCATCAGGCGGCAATGGATCTTTTGGCGGCAACCGTCGTGGTGGGTTTAATAACAACTCTTTTGGAGGATTTGATAACAACCGCCGTGGaggatataataataactcGTTTGGAGGATATAATAACAACCGTCGTGGAGGATTCAACAACGCACGCGGGTCAGGCAGATATAATACGCCTAAGCCAGGTGTTGGTAGATGGGTCGATGGTAAGCACGAACCAGCAGAGAAAAACGAGAGACTCGAAAAGGAATTATATGGGATTGACGAAGAGCCAACCACGCAATCTTCCGGTATTAATTTCGACAACTACGATGACATTCCAGTTGAGGCATCAGGTGAAGGAGTTCCAGAACCTATTACTGCTTTCACAGCACCACCATTGGACCCATTGTTGGTGGAAAACGTCAAGTTATCCAGATTCACAAAGCCTACTCCAGTGCAAAAGTACTCGGTGCCTATTGTTGCTGCCGGAAGAGATTTGATGGCATGTGCCCAAACTGGTTCCGGTAAGACTGGTGGTTTCTTGTTCCCAGTGTTATCTGAATCGTACATGAACGGACCAGCTGAGGTTCCAGAAACTGCTGGCGCCTTCTCCTCGCACAAGGTTTACCCTACTGCGTTGGTGATGGCTCCAACCAGAGAATTGGTGTCGCAAATTTTCGACGAAGCCAAGAAGTTCGCCTACAGATCGTGGGTGCGCCCAAGCGTCGTCTACGGTGGTGCTGATATTGGTGGCCAAATCAGAAACTTGGAAAGAGGATGTGACTTGTTAGTCGCTACTCCAGGTCGTCTTAAGGACTTGTTGGAAAGAGGCCGTGTATCCTTGGCTAGCATTAAATACTTAGTGTTAGATGAAGCTGATAGAATGTTGGATATGGGTTTCGAACCACAAATCAGACACATTGTCCAAGAATGTGACATGCCAGGTGTTGAAGACAGACAAACCTTGATGTTTTCAGCCACCTTCCCAAAggaaattcaatttttggCCCGTGATTTCTTAAAAGAATATATCTTCTTATCTGTTGGTCGTGTTGGTTCTACCTCCGAAAACATTACCCAAAAGATCTTATACGTcgaagacgaagaaaagaagTCTGTGTTATTGGACTTATTATCTGCAAACGACAACGGTTTAACAATCATTTTCACAGAAACCAAGAGAATGGCTGATAACTTGGCCGACTTCTTATACGACCAAGGTTTCCCAGCCACTGCTATCCATGGTGACAGATCACAATACGAAAGAGAAAAGGCTTTGGCTGCGTTCAAGACTGGTACTGCTCCAATCTTAGTCGCCACTGCAGTTGCCGCCAGAGGGTTAGATATTCCAAACGTTTCCCATATTGTCAACTATGATTTA
Proteins encoded:
- a CDS encoding DEHA2C13398p (similar to CA5526|IPF2857 Candida albicans) encodes the protein MGGYADEVSSFNVNTNNTIALKMIRQLAFRQTTALRAGLVPATRYISTTPARYSIIGSAKDVLHKANKKIGEVAAEGIEKTQHATPHSVGDAAQKVNKKTGEVLAEGIDKTQKATPDSVGDAAQKVNKKTGEVLAEGIEKTQQGKERLRVSQNAKGYDSLQDKGSKTETEQNRPDDAV
- a CDS encoding DEHA2C13420p (some similarities with CA5526|IPF2857 Candida albicans) — translated: MLSRLGICQLSSMRTSVCPAWRMMGTTAVRSKNMATNMRGSVASPKGKRTGKVLAEGSKAEESLQQRRVHDNWKGYKSLVDKGSKVEAEQARPDDSS
- a CDS encoding DEHA2C13442p (highly similar to CA5693|CaGDA1 Candida albicans), with translation MHTFILVNMNQKGVLFNKIAIQQSYSRMISNRNVRVIVSVFAIFAVIIFFATSQSSFGNSVQRVNTPSNGDAIFQHEQESNTLQGKPYDGSQPPYSQEDKKVPGKQENGGKDGKIIADKSTGEKSSQNKIGNNDNKNAADKGIDKGTNGGSADTCNEVDYVVMIDAGSTGSRVHVYEFDTCKSPPVLLSEKFEMLKPGLSQFDTDTKGAAASLDPLLKIAMDTVPKAKQGCTPVAVKATAGLRLLGEEKSKNTLAEVRRHLEEDYPFAVVEDEGVSIMDGKDEGVYAWITTNYLLGNIGSSEKLPTAAVFDLGGGSTQIVFEPEFGNKEQMVDGEYKYQFTFGDREFTLYQFSHLGFGLMQGRNKINGLVVKSKLKDNKELDNAKFTSEKAMKDAKATVTITNPCIAPGVTAENVQVKMSEEEFYLVNMKGPSVAAGAQCRFLAEKVLNKDAECTTKPCSFNGVHQPSLTKTFRKSSDMYVFSYFYDRTNPLGFPSSFTVEELSELAKVVCKGDELWKDVLLDDHVKELNEEPHWCLDLSFITAMLHTGYDIPFHRELRTAEKIDNNELGWCLGASLPLLDKTNSKWKCRVEQVN
- a CDS encoding DEHA2C13464p (similar to uniprot|P21373 Saccharomyces cerevisiae YJR049C UTR1 NAD kinase), with protein sequence MSKYGLESHQSQLTQGLRRNRSHRQSLGQNKLSKSPWEEENDALNREAPMIHNKLYCDSVKKNVKLRQVSSSVLSKLGTDDLRSVKSHTELAETANGVRMLAKNLAKATIQLEVKAIMIVTKARDNSLIYLTREIVDYLLAKNKDITVYVDRNLQKSKRFNAVNLYETVPKAKKYVKYWDKKFALQNPQKFDLVVTLGGDGTVLYVSNLFQRVVPPVISFALGSLGFLTNFKFEQFRERMSNVLDAGVRAYLRMRFTCRVHRADGKLICEQQVLNELVVDRGPSPYVTQLELYGDGSLLTVAQADGLIIATPTGSTAYSLSAGGSLVHPGVSAISVTPICPHTLSFRPILLPDGMFLKVKVPSTSRSTAWASFDGKVRTELHKGDYVTIHASPFPFPTVISSKTEYIDSVSRNLNWNAREQQKPFTHLLSENNKKIYENSPANLDSHINNLSLAPDEFDIDYTDEENSSLSDEDIPFVPSPEEGLETPPTYGTFEDRPCFAHPNAKISLNGSSSMSNFSSPTSAESDTLTMYPKHRINNNHTPNN
- a CDS encoding DEHA2C13486p (highly similar to uniprot|P06634 Saccharomyces cerevisiae YOR204W DED1 ATP-dependent DEAD (Asp-Glu-Ala-Asp)-box RNA helicase), whose amino-acid sequence is MADITQQMNNLSVEQGSQGNGSSRSQYVPPHLRNRPSGGNGSFGGNRRGGFNNNSFGGFDNNRRGGYNNNSFGGYNNNRRGGFNNARGSGRYNTPKPGVGRWVDGKHEPAEKNERLEKELYGIDEEPTTQSSGINFDNYDDIPVEASGEGVPEPITAFTAPPLDPLLVENVKLSRFTKPTPVQKYSVPIVAAGRDLMACAQTGSGKTGGFLFPVLSESYMNGPAEVPETAGAFSSHKVYPTALVMAPTRELVSQIFDEAKKFAYRSWVRPSVVYGGADIGGQIRNLERGCDLLVATPGRLKDLLERGRVSLASIKYLVLDEADRMLDMGFEPQIRHIVQECDMPGVEDRQTLMFSATFPKEIQFLARDFLKEYIFLSVGRVGSTSENITQKILYVEDEEKKSVLLDLLSANDNGLTIIFTETKRMADNLADFLYDQGFPATAIHGDRSQYEREKALAAFKTGTAPILVATAVAARGLDIPNVSHIVNYDLPSDIDDYVHRIGRTGRAGNIGIATAFFNRNNKNIVKGLVDLLTEANQEIPDFLNKIARESAFGGKSMRGGSSRGGRGGATRDFRKQGGSYGGGASSSNWGGSSSSGGGWGSSNNGGYSGYSGRSNGSSSYGNPSASNSWW